In one Juglans regia cultivar Chandler chromosome 11, Walnut 2.0, whole genome shotgun sequence genomic region, the following are encoded:
- the LOC108982027 gene encoding pyridoxine/pyridoxamine 5'-phosphate oxidase 1, chloroplastic isoform X1: MWNLARKSRIMTCLSTAHHSSLPPIFNASNLRNPSRSPRSPLSKLSPFSPYLSLSLSPSLVLPSYLTTNSTANKSTRLSAQGFLLPSSSLAIRSFCSKGSGRMGDRVIQNPDSISYLGQREAAEIDELLMGPLGFSVDQLMELAGFSVATSIAEVYKAGEYNRVLAICGPGNNGGDGLVAARHLHHFGYKPVVCYPKRTPKPLYSGLVTQIESLSIPFLSVEDLPSDLSKDFDILVDAMFGFSFHGTPRPPFDDLIQRLVSLRHYDQAHQKSPVIVSVDIPSGWHVEEGDMGGEGIKPDMLVSLTAPKLCAKKFCGPHHFLGGRFVPPSIVDKYNLRLPPYPGTAMCVRIGKPPKIDISALRENYISPELLEERVEADPIHQFRKWFDDAVAAGLKEPNAMALSTVGKQGKPSSRMVLLKGIDKDGFVWYTNYESRKARELSDNSHASLLFYWEGLNRQVRVEGSVQKVSDEESEQYFHSRPRGSQLGAIVSKQSTVVPGRHVLHQQYKELEEKFSDGSMIPKPKHWGGYRLQPELFEFWQGQQSRLHDRLLYSPREVDGQRVWNIERLAP; encoded by the exons ATGTGGAATTTGGCACGCAAAAGCCGAATAATGACATGCCTGTCTACCGCTCACCACTCTTCATTGCCTCCCATTTTTAATGCTTCTAACCTTCGCAATCCTTCTCGCTCTCCCCGTAGTCCTCTCTCCAAACTCTCCCCCTTCAGCCCatatctttctctttctctttctccctctcttgtACTTCCCTCATATCTAACTACCAATTCAACTGCCAACAAGTCAACCCGACTCTCTGCTCAAGGTTTTCTCCTTCCAAGTTCCAGTCTTGCAATTCGTTCCTTTTGTTCCAAGGGAAGTGGAAGAATGGGGGACAGAGTGATTCAAAATCCGGACTCTATATCGTACTTGGGGCAGCGAGAAGCCGCCGAGATCGATGAGCTCCTCATGGGTCCTCTCGGGTTTAGCGTCGATCAGCTCATG GAATTGGCTGGTTTCAGCGTGGCGACTTCCATAGCAGAG GTTTACAAAGCAGGTGAATACAACCGTGTTCTCGCTATTTGTGGTCCTGGGAACAATGGTGGTGATGGTCTCGTGGCTGCTCGTCATCTGCATCACTTTGGTTACAAACCGGTTGTTTGCTATCCAAAGCGTACTCCGAAGCCTCTTTATTCTGGTTTGGTTACGCAG ATCGAATCACTGTCAATCCCTTTCTTGTCAGTGGAAGATCTGCCTTCAGACTTGTCAAAGGACTTTGACATTCTAGTAGACGCAATGTTTGGGTTCTCATTCCATG GTACCCCAAGGCCACCTTTTGATGATCTCATCCAAAGACTGGTTTCTTTACGACATTATGATCAAGCGCACCAAAAATCCCCTGTTATTGTCTCTGTAGACATTCCATCTGGGTGGCATGTCGAAGAGGGAGACATGGGTGGTGAAGGCATTAAGCCTGATATGTTG GTTTCTTTGACTGCTCCAAAGTTGTGTGCAAAGAAGTTTTGTGGTCCACACCACTTTCTAGGTGGTAGATTTGTCCCACCATCTATTGTAGACAAATATAATCTTCGTCTTCCACCATATCCTGGAACTGCAATGTGTGTCAGGATTGGAAAGCCTCCAAAAATTGATATATCAGCACTCAGAGAGAACTATATTTCTCCAGAACTCCTCGAGGAACGGGTGGAGGCTGATCCTATTCATCAG TTTCGCAAATGGTTTGATGATGCAGTGGCTGCTGGCTTGAAAGAACCAAATGCaatggcattgtcaactgttgGGAAGCAAGGAAAACC GTCATCACGAATGGTACTGCTAAAAGGAATTGATAAGGACGGTTTTGTCTG GTACACAAATTATGAAAGTCGAAAGGCCCGCGAATTATCTGATAATTCCCATGCATCACTGCTTTTCTATTGGGAAGGTCTTAATCGACAG GTGAGGGTTGAAGGCTCTGTGCAGAAAGTTTCTGATGAGGAATCTGAGCAGTACTTTCATAGTCGTCCTCGAGGAAGTCAGCTTGGAGCAATAGTTAGCAAGCAG AGTACTGTAGTGCCTGGAAGGCATGTTCTACACCAACAATATAAGGAACTAGAGGAAAAATTTTCTGACGG aAGTATGATTCCAAAACCTAAACACTGGGGTGGATACAGGCTTCAACCAGAGCTGTTTGAGTTTTGGCAAGGGCAGCAGTCCCGCTTGCATGACAG GTTGCTGTACTCTCCTAGGGAGGTTGATGGACAGCGTGTGTGGAATATCGAGCGACTGGCTCCCTGA
- the LOC108984760 gene encoding uncharacterized protein LOC108984760 yields the protein MARKSSGICSVHEGLDLCVRHYDYVNLWHGMCAVAPFVGWPIKNGCLRPTRWVLFHWGELRHRMGSWLQNLMQANFREVPVEELKNGDGPYCFEKAVVMRHNLGSMGKEKRLQVFDLLRCKARGFCSINPVGREREVNEKWEPIIRLTLLMRRGSRSFKNATAVIDIFARECARVEGCLLKVAQSEDLSFCDQVRVMSHRCIASWSSANKYALHG from the exons ATGGCCAGAAAGTCTTCCGGAATCTGCAGTGTTCATGAAGGGCTTGACCTTTGTGTCAGACACTATGACTATGTAAATTTATGGCATGGGATGTGCGCTGTGGCTCCATTTGTTGGTTGGCCCATAAAAAATGGCTGCTTGAGACCAACAAGATGGGTGCTGTTTCATTGGGGTGAGCTCAGGCATAGAATGGGATCATGGCTTCAGAACCTAATGCAAGCAAACTTTAGGGAAGTTCCGGTCGAAGAACTCAAGAATGGTGATGGACCTTACTGTTTCGAGAAGGCAGTGGTGATGAGACATAATTTGGGGAGCATGGGGAAGGAGAAGAGGCTTCAGGTTTTCGATTTATTGAGATGTAAAGCAAGAGGTTTTTGCAGCATAAACCCGGTTGGTAGGGAAAGAGAAGTCAATGAAAAATGGGAGCCAATCATAAGGCTAACTTTGCTAATGAGGAGAGGTTCGAGATCATTCAAGAATGCAACTGCGGTGATCGACATATTCGCTAGGGAGTGTGCAAGGGTGGAGGGATGCTTGCTGAAGGTAGCTCAGTCAGAAGATCTAAGCTTCTGTGACCAg GTGAGAGTTATGAGTCATCGTTGCATCGCCTCATGGAGCTCAGCTAACAAATATGCTCTTCATGGATAG
- the LOC108984761 gene encoding bet1-like protein At4g14600: MASNTGGSFHGGAAPYRSREGLSTRPVASSDEIQLRIDPMHADFDDEITGLRSQVRKLRHVAEEIGTEARFQQDFLNQLQLTVIKAQAGVKNNLRRLNKSIIQNGGNHIVHVVVFALICFFVVYFWSKMSRK, from the exons atGGCGTCCAATACTGGCGGTTCTTTTCACGGTGGTGCTGCCCCTTACCGATCAAG AGAGGGCCTTAGCACGAGACCGGTGGCTAGTTCTGATGAAATTCAGTTACGGATCGATCCGATGCACGCAGATTTCGATGACGAGATCACGGGTCTCCGTAGCCAAGTCAGAAAATTAAGACAT GTTGCTGAGGAAATAGGGACAGAAGCAAGATTTCAACAAGATTTTCTCAATCAGCTG CAATTGACAGTAATCAAAGCGCAAGCAGGGGTCAAGAACAATCTGAGGAGACTGAACAAAAGCATCATCCAGAATGGCGGAAATCATATTGTTCATGTGGTTGTTTTTGCTCTAATTTGCTTCTTCGTGGTTTACTTCTGGTCCAAGATGTCCAGAAAATGA
- the LOC108982031 gene encoding GEM-like protein 1: MSADQTHPAGTNMSADQTHQATPSGSDLKHNSPHSGDYAPYPKLGPEDVQPPPIEDWSDVPMGSQPKPQQQTQAPLENPVHAEARAPVTADAATTMPPESNPYISAAPAPEPSSAVKNKMDSVKDVLGKLGKKAVEATKKAEDLAGNMWQHLKTGPSFADAAVGRIAQSTKVLAEGGYEKIFRQNFETAPEEKLLKTYACYLSTSAGPVMGVLYLSTAKLAFCSDNPLSYEAGEQTQWSYYKVVIPLHQLRAVNPSTSKVKAGEKYIQVISVDNHEFWFMGFLHYDSAVKNLEGALQPHSL, encoded by the exons ATGAGCGCCGATCAAACCCACCCCGCCGGTACAAACATGAGCGCCGATCAAACCCACCAGGCCACACCATCGGGGTCCGATCTCAAACACAACTCCCCACACTCCGGTGACTACGCTCCCTACCCTAAGCTGGGCCCAGAGGACGTCCAGCCCCCTCCGATTGAGGACTGGAGCGACGTGCCAATGGGTTCCCAACCGAAACCGCAACAGCAAACGCAAGCGCCGCTTGAGAATCCCGTGCACGCTGAAGCCAGGGCTCCGGTAACCGCGGACGCCGCCACCACGATGCCGCCAGAATCGAATCCCTACATCTCTGCGGCTCCGGCGCCGGAACCATCTTCCGCCGTCAAGA ATAAAATGGACTCGGTGAAAGATGTGCTCGGTAAGTTGGGGAAGAAGGCGGTCGAGGCGACCAAGAAGGCCGAGGATCTCGCTGGGAACATGTGGCAGCACC TGAAAACCGGACCTAGTTTTGCTGACGCTGCTGTCGGAAGAATTGCTCAAAGTACAAAAGTCCTGGCAGAAGGTGGTTATGAGAAGATTTTTCGACAAAATTTTGAGACTGCTCCGGAGGAGAAGCTTCTAAAGACTTATGCATGCTATCTATCCACATCTGCTGGACCAGTAATGGGAGTTCTGTATCTGTCCACAGCAAAACTTGCATTTTGTAGCGATAATCCACTCTCTTACGAAGCTGGTGAACAGACTCAGTGGAGCTATTATAAG GTGGTTATTCCATTACATCAGCTGAGAGCTGTCAATCCTTCAACAAGTAAAGTCAAGGCTGGGGAAAAATACATACAGGTTATCTCTGTTGACAACCATGAATTTTGGTTTATGGGCTTTTTACACTATGATAGTGCCGTGAAAAATCTTGAAGGAGCCTTGCAGCCCCACAGCCTATGA
- the LOC108982026 gene encoding transport inhibitor response 1-like protein, whose amino-acid sequence MRKDRTEMSEDDDRSPPLDLRGADIAESSNKTRNCSGVSGSGGPVPGPGPSSMEFQAPYPDQVLENVLENVLQFLSSRRDRNAASLVCRSWWRVEALTRSDLFIGNCYSVSPRRATARFTRVRSVSIKGRPRFADFNLMPPDWGAHFAPWVTAMASAYPWLEKVYLKRMSVTDDDLTLLAKSFPSFKELVLVCCDGFGTSGLAVIASKCRQLKVLDLIESEVTDDEVDWIAFFPESGATCLESLIFDCVECPINFDALERLVARSPSLKKLRLNRFVSIGQLYRLMVRSPQLTHLGTGSFSASEGMAHGEQEPDFFTAFAACRSLVCLSGFREILPDYLPAIHPICANLTSLNFSYANINADQLKLVIFHCHKLQIFWVLDSICDEGLQAVSSTCKDLRELRVFPFDAREDNEGPVSDVGLQAISEGCRKLQSILYFCQHMTNAAVIAMSRNCPDLEVFRLCIMGRHRPDRVTGEPMDEGFGAIVMNCKKLTRLAVSGLLTDRAFSYIGKYGKLVRTLSVAFAGDSDMGLKYVLEGCPRLQKLEIRDSPFGDAALRSGLHHYYNMRFLWMSSCRLSPQGCQEIARALPRLVVEVIRDDAIEHTDETVDILYMYRSLEGPRDDAPGFVTILQ is encoded by the exons ATGAGAAAGGACCGGACGGAAATGTCCGAAGACGACGATCGGTCCCCTCCCTTGGATCTTCGCGGGGCGGACATCGCCGAGTCCTCCAACAAGACCCGGAACTGCAGCGGAGTGTCCGGTTCTGGGGGTCCTGTGCCGGGACCCGGTCCCAGTTCCATGGAGTTTCAGGCCCCCTACCCGGACCAAGTGCTCGAGAACGTGCTCGAAAACGTGCTCCAGTTCCTCAGCTCCCGGCGGGACCGTAACGCGGCCTCATTGGTATGCAGGTCGTGGTGGCGCGTGGAGGCGCTCACTCGATCCGACCTCTTCATTGGCAACTGCTACTCGGTCTCGCCACGGCGGGCCACGGCCCGGTTCACCCGGGTCCGGTCCGTCTCCATCAAGGGAAGGCCGAGGTTCGCGGACTTCAACCTGATGCCGCCCGATTGGGGGGCTCACTTCGCCCCTTGGGTGACGGCCATGGCGTCTGCCTATCCCTGGCTAGAGAAGGTTTACCTAAAGCGCATGTCCGTCACGGACGACGATCTGACCCTACTTGCCAAGTCCTTCCCCTCTTTCAAAGAGCTCGTCCTCGTCTGCTGCGACGGCTTCGGTACCAGTGGCCTCGCCGTCATCGCCAGCAAGTGCAG ACAACTGAAAGTCCTTGATCTGATCGAATCCGAGGTCACGGATGATGAGGTTGATTGGATTGCTTTTTTTCCGGAGAGTGGAGCGACCTGTCTGGAGTCACTGATCTTCGATTGCGTAGAATGTCCAATAAATTTTGATGCATTGGAGAGGCTGGTGGCTAGGTCGCCATCATTGAAGAAGCTTAGGTTGAATCGCTTTGTTTCTATTGGGCAGTTATATCGCCTGATGGTACGTTCTCCGCAGCTCACACACCTTGGAACTGGCTCTTTTAGTGCATCAGAGGGCATGGCTCATGGTGAACAAGAACCCGACTTTTTCACTGCCTTTGCTGCTTGCAGATCCTTAGTTTGTCTCTCGGGATTCAGGGAAATCTTGCCAGATTACTTACCAGCCATCCACCCAATCTGTGCTAATCTTACCTCCCTGAATTTTAGCTATGCGAATATTAATGCAGATCAACTCAAATTAGTCATATTTCACTGCCACAAACTCCAGATTTTCTGG GTCCTTGATTCAATATGTGATGAAGGACTTCAAGCTGTGTCTTCAACCTGCAAGGACTTGCGTGAGCTTCGTGTTTTCCCTTTTGACGCTCGGGAGGATAATGAGGGCCCTGTTTCTGACGTGGGCCTCCAGGCAATTTCTGAGGGCTGTAGGAAATTACAATCGATTTTGTATTTCTGCCAGCATATGACAAATGCGGCAGTGATAGCCATGTCAAGGAATTGCCCGGATCTTGAGGTGTTCCGTCTCTGTATAATGGGGCGACATCGCCCAGACCGTGTGACCGGTGAACCCATGGATGAAGGTTTTGGAGCCATTGTTATGAACTGTAAGAAGCTAACTAGGCTTGCTGTATCCGGTTTACTGACTGATCGTGCTTTCAGTTATATTGGAAAATATGGGAAACTGGTTCGTACCCTGTCAGTTGCTTTTGCTGGAGACAGTGACATGGGGCTTAAATATGTGCTAGAGGGCTGCCCTAGACTGCAGAAGCTTGAGATCAGGGATAGCCCATTTGGGGATGCAGCTTTGCGTTCTGGTTTGCATCACTATTACAACATGAGGTTCCTTTGGATGTCTTCATGCAGGTTATCTCCCCAAGGTTGTCAGGAGATTGCTCGAGCATTGCCCCGCCTGGTGGTGGAAGTAATCAGGGATGATGCTATTGAGCACACAGATGAGACTGTTGACATATTGTACATGTATCGGTCTCTTGAAGGCCCCAGGGATGATGCCCCAGGATTTGTGACCATCTTGCAATAA
- the LOC108982028 gene encoding esterase CG5412-like: MGIDAETVRKPRFLCLHGFRTSGEIIKKQLNMKWPDSVLRKIDLVFADAPFPSQGKSEVEGIFDPPYYEWFQFNKEFTEYTNFDECLAYIENFMIKHGPFDGLLGFSQGAILSAALPGLQAQGVALTKVAKIKFLIIIGGAKFRSPSVTDKAYASPIQCSSLHFLGETDYLKQYGMELLECCVDPVVIHHPKGHTIPRLDEKAKQTVETFLERIQKMLSENEEES, encoded by the exons ATGGGAATCGACGCCGAGACGGTGAGGAAGCCCAGGTTTCTGTGCCTCCATGGATTCAGAACGAGCGGAGAGATTATCAAGAAACAGCTGAACATGAAGTGGCCCGATTCCGTGCTCCGAAAGATCGACCTCGTATTCGCCGACGCTCCTTTCCCGTCCCAAGGCAAATCCGAAGTCGAAGGAATTTTCGATCCTCCTTATTACGAGTGGTTCCAATTCAATAAG GAATTTACGGAGTACACGAACTTCGACGAGTGTCTTGCCTACATCGAAAATTTCATGATTAAGCACGGACCATTTGATGGTCTCCTCGGTTTTTCTCAG GGGGCGATACTGTCGGCTGCGCTGCCAGGGCTGCAAGCGCAG GGCGTAGCGCTGACTAAGGTTGCTAAAATAAAGTTTCTCATAATTATCGGGGGCGCCAAGTTTAGATCGCCATCCGTGACTGACAAAGCATATGCGTCTCCTATTCAATGCTCCTCCCTCCACTTTCTAG GAGAGACAGATTACTTGAAGCAATATGGAATGGAACTGTTGGAATGCTGTGTAGACCCTGTAGTGATTCATCATCCCAAGGGCCATACAATACCCAGACTCG ATGAGAAGGCTAAGCAGACTGTGGAGACTTTCCTCGAGAGGATTCAAAAGATGTTGTCTGAGAATGAAGAAGAGTCgtga
- the LOC108982027 gene encoding pyridoxine/pyridoxamine 5'-phosphate oxidase 1, chloroplastic isoform X2, with product MWNLARKSRIMTCLSTAHHSSLPPIFNASNLRNPSRSPRSPLSKLSPFSPYLSLSLSPSLVLPSYLTTNSTANKSTRLSAQGFLLPSSSLAIRSFCSKGSGRMGDRVIQNPDSISYLGQREAAEIDELLMGPLGFSVDQLMELAGFSVATSIAEVYKAGEYNRVLAICGPGNNGGDGLVAARHLHHFGYKPVVCYPKRTPKPLYSGLVTQIESLSIPFLSVEDLPSDLSKDFDILVDAMFGFSFHGTPRPPFDDLIQRLVSLRHYDQAHQKSPVIVSVDIPSGWHVEEGDMGGEGIKPDMLVSLTAPKLCAKKFCGPHHFLGGRFVPPSIVDKYNLRLPPYPGTAMCVRIGKPPKIDISALRENYISPELLEERVEADPIHQFRKWFDDAVAAGLKEPNAMALSTVGKQGKPSSRMVLLKGIDKDGFVWYTNYESRKARELSDNSHASLLFYWEGLNRQVRVEGSVQKVSDEESEQYFHSRPRGSQLGAIVSKQSTVVPGRHVLHQQYKELEEKFSDGSMIPKPKHWGGYRLQPELFEFWQGQQSRLHDRWFSSHL from the exons ATGTGGAATTTGGCACGCAAAAGCCGAATAATGACATGCCTGTCTACCGCTCACCACTCTTCATTGCCTCCCATTTTTAATGCTTCTAACCTTCGCAATCCTTCTCGCTCTCCCCGTAGTCCTCTCTCCAAACTCTCCCCCTTCAGCCCatatctttctctttctctttctccctctcttgtACTTCCCTCATATCTAACTACCAATTCAACTGCCAACAAGTCAACCCGACTCTCTGCTCAAGGTTTTCTCCTTCCAAGTTCCAGTCTTGCAATTCGTTCCTTTTGTTCCAAGGGAAGTGGAAGAATGGGGGACAGAGTGATTCAAAATCCGGACTCTATATCGTACTTGGGGCAGCGAGAAGCCGCCGAGATCGATGAGCTCCTCATGGGTCCTCTCGGGTTTAGCGTCGATCAGCTCATG GAATTGGCTGGTTTCAGCGTGGCGACTTCCATAGCAGAG GTTTACAAAGCAGGTGAATACAACCGTGTTCTCGCTATTTGTGGTCCTGGGAACAATGGTGGTGATGGTCTCGTGGCTGCTCGTCATCTGCATCACTTTGGTTACAAACCGGTTGTTTGCTATCCAAAGCGTACTCCGAAGCCTCTTTATTCTGGTTTGGTTACGCAG ATCGAATCACTGTCAATCCCTTTCTTGTCAGTGGAAGATCTGCCTTCAGACTTGTCAAAGGACTTTGACATTCTAGTAGACGCAATGTTTGGGTTCTCATTCCATG GTACCCCAAGGCCACCTTTTGATGATCTCATCCAAAGACTGGTTTCTTTACGACATTATGATCAAGCGCACCAAAAATCCCCTGTTATTGTCTCTGTAGACATTCCATCTGGGTGGCATGTCGAAGAGGGAGACATGGGTGGTGAAGGCATTAAGCCTGATATGTTG GTTTCTTTGACTGCTCCAAAGTTGTGTGCAAAGAAGTTTTGTGGTCCACACCACTTTCTAGGTGGTAGATTTGTCCCACCATCTATTGTAGACAAATATAATCTTCGTCTTCCACCATATCCTGGAACTGCAATGTGTGTCAGGATTGGAAAGCCTCCAAAAATTGATATATCAGCACTCAGAGAGAACTATATTTCTCCAGAACTCCTCGAGGAACGGGTGGAGGCTGATCCTATTCATCAG TTTCGCAAATGGTTTGATGATGCAGTGGCTGCTGGCTTGAAAGAACCAAATGCaatggcattgtcaactgttgGGAAGCAAGGAAAACC GTCATCACGAATGGTACTGCTAAAAGGAATTGATAAGGACGGTTTTGTCTG GTACACAAATTATGAAAGTCGAAAGGCCCGCGAATTATCTGATAATTCCCATGCATCACTGCTTTTCTATTGGGAAGGTCTTAATCGACAG GTGAGGGTTGAAGGCTCTGTGCAGAAAGTTTCTGATGAGGAATCTGAGCAGTACTTTCATAGTCGTCCTCGAGGAAGTCAGCTTGGAGCAATAGTTAGCAAGCAG AGTACTGTAGTGCCTGGAAGGCATGTTCTACACCAACAATATAAGGAACTAGAGGAAAAATTTTCTGACGG aAGTATGATTCCAAAACCTAAACACTGGGGTGGATACAGGCTTCAACCAGAGCTGTTTGAGTTTTGGCAAGGGCAGCAGTCCCGCTTGCATGACAGGTGGTTTTCATCCCATTTATGA